AACTTCTAACTGCTGAGAGTCTAGTTGCTATCTCATTACTTCCTAATGGATATACAGCACCACAACACTGCCACTCTTTTTGTTCTGCTAATTCTACTCCTAAAATTTTAGCTGACTCTAATCCATATTTTTCAAGTTCTTGAGCTTTAGTTTTTAAAGTACATCCAGGATAATAGCTAAATTTCATACTTTTTTCCCCTCCTAATTTAATAATTATTAAAACTTACATTAATATATTTTGATTATTTTTAGTTTTTTAAGTATTAAAATTGAACTTAATATATTAGTATATTAAAATGATAACTTAATATCTTTTTTATGTCAATATATTTTTAGGAAAAAAAGAAGATATTGTAAGTAAAATCACAATATCTTCTTAACTTAAAAATTATATAAAATAATTTGGATATTCTTCAATTAAAATAGGAAGTCTATTTTTTAATCTACAAAAATGCTTTTCTAAAATTTCTTGAGCTAATTCAGGTTTTTTATATTTAATTATTTCATATATTTGTTCATGACCTTTTAAGGTATAATCATCCTTTATTTTTACAGGAGAATTTAAGTTTCTAACTCTTAAATAATCAAAAAGTTCTCTAGATGTTATTTTAAAAAGTTCTTGAAAACCTATACCTTTAAAAATAAGTTTATGAAAATCAATATCTAGTTTATGATACTCTTCAGCATTTTTAGTTGTGGAAAGAATTAATCTTTGTTTTTCTATATTTTCTTTTAATTTATCTAAATATTCTTGAGGAAAATACTCACAGGCTAGTTGTATCATCTTGACTTCTACACATACTCTAAGTATTTGTCCTGCTTCAAATTTACTTTTATCAATTTTTGTTACAAAGGTTCCACTTTGAGGAAGTGTTTTAATAAGTCCCTCATGTTTTAACAAAAGAAGAGCTTCACGTATAGGAGTACGACTCATATTAAAAATTAGAGAAAGCTCTTGTTCTTTAATTTCAGAACCAGGTAAAAGTTTTAATTCTAGGATATTTCTTTTTAAAACTTTATAAACAAAGTCAGCATTTGTTTTTCCTATTATATTATCATATATTTTCATAGTTATTTGTTCCCTCTCTATGTTATTTTCTTATATTTTACATAATTATCTATTTTTTATATCACTTTTAATTAAACGTACAAGCATTATGATTAGAGGAATTAAAGTAAATAGAATTGCTTTACCTAGAAATATATGACAGAGAATAGTAGATATAAATCCTCCTAATGTAAATATTCCTATCATTTCTAAATGGATTTTTAATCTATTTTTAGCCTCTTGATTATCAACATTTTTAATAAAGTTAACAAAACTTTTTCCAGCTTGTCTTATATGATTCGTACAAAATGTAGTTGCAACTGGAACCTTTCTAGTAGTTTGAAAGGTATTGTATTGCATAGAGCAAATAAAGCTAATAAGAATTTGAGATATCTGATAAGGGGCATCTTCAGGTAAGAAACCTAAGAATGTTACGGTTATTATCTCAATGAAAATTAAAATAGTATCCCAACGAATATTATGTAATCTTTTTATAGGACCACTAATAGCTTCAGATATGATAGTTCCTATAAAATATGCTGATATGGGAATTAAATAATAGAATGCTTGTGAAAATTTTCCTGAACCTAAATTAACAGCAAAAAGAACAAAGTTTGCAGTTTGAGCATTGGAGAAAACTCCACCTCTAATGGTATAGGTAAAAGCACCATAAAATCCACTTGTCATCATTAAAGTTAAAAATACCCATAATTTTTCACATTCTAATTCATTTTCATTGATTCTACTCTTTTTTTTTCTTTTCCATTTAAAGAATTTCATAATTTAAAATACCCCTTATTATTAATTATCTTTACAAACACATTTCATAAATATTTTTTATATCTTCTTTTTTAAGTTCTTTAAATCCTTTTAAAACTCCATTACCACAAGCTTTTTCAGCCATTATATCAAAATGAGTTCTATCAATGTTAAGTTCAGTTAGAGTTTTAGTAAGTTTTAAATCTTCAAAAAAGAATTTTTCTAAAGCTTCTATACCTTTTAAGCTGGCTGTCATATTATCCAAAGAGCTATCTATTCCAAAGACAGAAACAGCAAAGTTTTTAAATCTTTCGGAATTAGTTTCATCTAAAATATATCTCATCCAACGAGGAGTAAGGATAGCTAATCCAAGTCCATGAGTTATATCATAGTATGCTGAAAGTTGGTGTTCCATAGGATGACAGCTCCAATTACATTTTTGACAAGCTCTAGCAAAACCATTTATAGCCCAAGATGAAGTCCACATTAGGTTAGCTCTAGCTTCTTCATTTTCAGGCTCTTTCATAGCAGTAGGTGCATATTTGACAACAGTTTTCATCATTCCTTCCATAAAGCAATCCAGCATGTACATACTTCCAGTTGTATTAAAATATGTTTCCATAATATGTGAAAGTATATCAGCAGCTCCACAAGCAGTTTGATATGGAGAAACTGTAAAAGTATTTTTAGGATTAAGGAAAGAAACTTTAGGTTGCATAAGAGGAGAAGCAACTCCTATCTTATCATTAGTTTCTAAGTTACTAATTACTCCACCAGCATCCATTTCTGAACCAGTTGCTGAAAGGGTAAGAATAGTAACAAGAGGAAGACAATTAATTACAGGTACTTTTTTTGTAACTATATCCCAAGCATCTCCTTCATAAAAAGTAGCTGCAGCAATCGCTTTAGTACAATCTATAACTGAACCTCCACCTACAGCTAGTAAAACATCTATTTTTTCTTTTTTACAAATATTGGCTCCAGTATTAACAGAAGTAACTCTTGGATTTGGTTCTATACCATTTAGTTCAAATATCTCTAGATTTTCTTTTTTTAATTCATCAATAACTTCACCATAAAGTCCAATTTTTTTTATAGAACCTCCACCATAACAAAGCAATACTTTTTTTCCAAATTTTTTAATTTCTTTTCCAAGATTAGAAAGTTGATTATCTCCAAAATATACCTTTGTAGGAATATTATAAGTAAAGTTAAACATAGTTTTTCCCCCCTAGTTTCAAAGTAATCTATTCTAATTATAACATAAAAATATTTTTTTTTCATTTTATATTTTATAATTTTAATTTTAACAAGTGTTTAAAAAACATTTTTTTTGATTTGTTTGTTGACAAAAAAATATAAAGAAACTATAATTTTAAATATGTAATAGTAAAAGTATAGGAGGGGAATAGTTATGGAGAATTTTTTTTATGAAACAAGAAGTAAATTACATAAAAATCCAGAATTAGCATTAGAGGAGTATGAAACAGCTAGATATATAAGAAATTTTTTAGATAATTTAGAAATAGAGTATGAAGAAATTGGAACAAGTACACTTGCACTATTTAAAGGGAAAGAAGATTTATGGTTAGGATTTAGAGCTGACATTGATGCTCTTCCACTTCAAGAGGAAAATGAGGTGGAATATAAATCTAAAGTAAATGGAAAGATGCATGCTTGTGGACATGATGGCCATACTACAAATCTATTATATTTTGCTAAATGGTTGAAAGAGCAAATGGATAGTGGAGTTGAATTAAAAAAATCAATAATGCTAATATTTCAAGCTGGGGAAGAGGGAAAAGGAGGAGCAAGATTTATAGCTCAATCAGATATTTTTAAAAATAAAAAATTTGAAGGAATCTTTGCTATGCATGTAAATCCAACATTAGAAGAGGGAAAAATAGCCATTGCCCATGGAGCATTAAGTTTTCAAAATATAAATTTAGATATAGAGATAGTAGGAAAGGGTTGTCATGGAGCTCAACCCCATCAAGGAATAGACTCTATATTAGTTGGAGCAAAATTAGTAGAAGCTTATCAATCAATAGTTTCTAGAAATATTGATCCATTAAAAACTGTAATAGTAACAATAGGAAGCTTTAAGGCTGGAGAAGTAAGAAATGTTATTCCTGAAAAAGTTAATATTTTAGGAACAATAAGATTAATTGATACATCTCTAATTGAATTTATAAGGGAGAGAGTTACTAGTATAAATGAGGGATTAGAAAGAGCTTTCGGAGTAAAAATTAATATGAATTTTATGCCTTTTTATCCTCCAGTAATAAATTCAGAAGATTTATATAAAATCGTTGAAAGCTCTATTCCAGAAGATCAAATTGTTAGAGATATAAGATTAACTGGCTCAGAGGACTTTTCTTTCTATTTGCAAAATGGCAATAAAGGATTTATGTTTTTATTGGGAGTAAGAAATGAAGAGAAAGGATTTATAAATCCATTGCATAGCCCAAAATTTGATTTTGATCCAAATACATTGAGATATGGTTTTGAAGTATTTAAAAATATTTTAGAGAAGATGAATGTAATATAGAAGTTTATTAAAGCTCAAGGATAGTTAAGGTTTAGTTATTCTGGAGCTTTTTTATTATTAAGATAGCTTAGAAAACTTGGAAAATCAATAAAAATATGGTATAATATAAAATCAATTGTATTATAATATTTGATTAAGGAGAAAGAAAGATGGAAGAGATAAAAATATCGACTGAATTTATAAAATTAGACCAATTTTTAAAATGGGTTGGAATTTGTGATACAGGTGTAGATGCAAAATTCTTTATTATAGATGGAAATGTAAAAGTAAATGGAGAAATTGAAATTAGAAGAGGTAAAAAATTGTATCCAGGAGATAAGGTTGAAGCTGCTGGAAAAACTTTCATAGTAAAGTAATTTAGTATTTTAAGTAGGGTGGATTAAGATTTGGAAATTTTAGAGATAAATTATATAAATTTTAGAAATTTAATTGATGGAAGTGTAAAATTTTTTCCAAAACTCAATCTATTCTTTGGGAAAAATGGACAGGGGAAGACTAGCTTACTTGAAGCGGTCTATTTTAATGCTACTGGGAAAAGCTTTAGAACTTCTAAAGCAAATGAAATGATGAAATATGGAGTTAAAAGAACAGGAGTCTATATAGTTTATAGAGATAATATAGGAGAGAAGACTCTAACTGTAAAGTTTAATGATAATAAAAAAGAGTATTACTATAATAATAAAAAAGTGCCCTATGATGAATTTTATGGAAAGTTAAATGTTGTTACATATATACCAGAAGATATAGTATTAATAACAGGTTCTCCATCTATAAGGAGAACTTTTTTTGACGGTGAAATAGCACAGACTAATAGTGAATATTTTCAAGATTTAAAAAATTATAACAAGCTATTAAAGATAAGAAATAAATATTTAAAAGAAGAAAGAACAAAGGATACAGAGTATTTGGTATATGAAGATGAATTTATAAAATATGGTGCTAAGGTTATAGAAAAGAGATTGGAGTATGTCCAGAAAATATCTATAATTTTGAATCTAAATTATAGAAAACTTTTTGATAATAAAAAAGAGTTGAGTTTAAGTTATGAGTGCCATTTAGGAAATATAAAAAAATTAAGTCTAAAAGAGATTGAGAAACTTTTAAGAGAGAAAATAAAGAAAAATTTTTCACAAGAGAAAAGATATGGTTTTTCACTATGTGGTCCTCAAAAAGATGATTTTTTATTTATTTTAAATGGACATGAGGCAAAATCTACTGCATCACAAGGAGAGAAGAAATCAATAATCTTCTCTTTAAAATTGTCAGAGATAGATATGGTAATACGTGAGAAAAAAGAAAATCCAGTATTAATAATTGATGATATCTCTTCATATTTCGATTCAAATAGAAAAGAGAGTATACTAAATTATTTAGAAAAGAGAAATATACAAGTTTTAGTAAGTTCAACTGGAGATTTAGGAATAGATTCAAATGATTTTTATGTGGAGGGTGGTGAAATAGTATATGACACAAAAGCTGAATAATATAAGTGAAATGATAGATACAGCTGTAGGAAAAAGTAGAAGATTGAAAGAAGGAATATTAAAGGCTGAGTGGGAGAAAATTGTTGGAAAAATTTGTGAAAAATGTCAACCAGACTATATAAAAGATAAAATTTTATATATTAGGGCTGAAAGTACATTTTTTATTCATCATCTGACACTTGAAAAAGCTAAATATATCAAAACGATAAATAATTATTTTGATGAAGAAGTAGTTAAGGATATAGTTATACGAACTGGAAAACTTGATGAAAATAGAGAAGAGTATTTGGATAAAGAGGAAAAAGAAGAAGAAAAATTAGAGGAACAACATATAAAAAAAGAAGAGGTATTAGAAAATTTAAATAGTTCTGATACATTAAAAAGAAATTTGGGAATAATGGAAAAGATAGAATATCTAAGAAAAATAGCTATGGAGAGAGAGGAGTATTTACTTTCTCATGGATATAGAAAGTGTAAAGTTTGTGGAATGCTCTATGAGGGAGAAGAAGAGTTTTGTAAAGTATGTATAGATAATGGAAAAGCTAAAGAGTATTTAAAAAAAATAGGAAAGAATATACATTCAAAAGAGTTTGAGGAAAGTGAAGAGTAGTGTATATCTTTTTAGAAAATAAAGTTTTGATCCCAAGCAAAAAAATTATACTTATTATTGATTATATACATATTACAAACGAAGAGAATAAAGGCTTTTATGAAAAACAACTGGCAGAAAAAAGATTAGTAGATTTAGCTGAAAAGAATAAAAAAACAGTTATAGTAACTGATGATAGTATATATATAACATCTTATGGAACACAGACATTAATGAGTAGAGGTAATGAATTTTTTAATATAATTGGAGGTAGAAAGTGAGCAATAATTATCAAGCAGAAGATATAACAGTCCTAGAGGGACTTGAAGCAGTTAGAAAAAGACCAGGAATGTATATAGGTACAACTTCTGAAAGAGGGTTACATCATCTGGTTTGGGAGATAGTAGATAACTCAGTTGACGAAGCGCTGGCTGGGTATTGTACTCATATAGAGGTAAGTATACTTCCAGATAATGTTATAGAGGTAGTAGATAATGGAAGAGGAATTCCAGTAGATATCCATCCTAAATATGGAAAATCAGCATTAGAAATAGTTTTGACAGTATTGCATGCTGGAGGAAAGTTTGAAAATGATAACTATAAAGTATCTGGAGGACTTCATGGAGTTGGAGTTTCAGTAGTTAATGCTCTTTCATTATGGACAGAGGTAGAAGTAAGAAAAAATGGGAAAGTTTGGTATCAAAAATACAATAGAGGAATACCAGAAGAAGCAGTAAAAGAGATAGGAATAACAGAAGAACATGGAACAACAGTAAGATTTAAAGCTGACCATGAGATTTTTGAAACTTTAGTTTATGATTATAATACCTTAAAAAATAGATTAAAAGAGTTAGCCTACTTAAATAAAGGGCTAGTAATAACTCTTACAGATTCAAGAAAAGAACCATTTAAAAAAGAGATTTTTGAATTTGAAGGAGGAATAGCTGACTTTTTAAGAGAAATAACTGAAGATACAGAAAAGCTTATAAAAGAACCTATTTATATGACTGGAGAAGTTGATAATATAGGAGTGGAGATAGCTTTTCTATACACAGTAAATCAGTCTGAGATAATATATTCTTTTGTAAATAATATTAATACACATGAGGGTGGAACACATGTTCAAGGTTTTAGAACTGCTTTGACAAGAATTATCAATGATGTAGGAAAAGCACAGGGACTATTAAAAGATAAAGATGGAAAACTTCAAGGAACAGATATCAGAGAGGGAGTAACAGCTATAGTTTCTGTAAAAGTTCCACAACCACAATTTGAAGGGCAAACTAAAACAAAATTGGGAAACTCAGAGGTTACAGGAATAGTATCTACAGTTGTGGGTGGACAATTAAAAATGATATTAGAGGATAACCCTAATGATACAAAGGTTATTATAGAGAAAATATTAAATTCTAAAAAAGCAAGAGAAGCTGCACAAAGAGCAAGAGAACTTGTTCTTAGAAAATCAGCACTTGAAGTAGGTTCTTTACCAGGAAAATTAGCAGATTGTTCATCTAAAAATCCAGAAGAATGTGAAATATATATAGTTGAGGGGGACTCAGCAGGAGGTTCAGCAAAACAGGGTAGAGATAGATATCATCAAGCTATATTACCTCTTAGAGGAAAGATTTTAAATGTTGAAAAAGCAGGACTTCATAAAGCACTTGAAAATAATGAAGTAAGAGCTATGATTACAGCTTTTGGAACAGGTATTGGAGATAATTTTAATATTGAAAAATTGAGATATGGGAAAATAATACTTATGACAGATGCTGACGTAGATGGAGCTCACATAAGAACTCTTTTATTAACGTTCATATACAGATATATGATAGAGTTAATCTACAATGGAAATGTGTTTATTGCACAACCACCATTATATAAAATCTCTTATGGAAAACAGATAAAATATGCTTA
The DNA window shown above is from Fusobacterium mortiferum ATCC 9817 and carries:
- the gyrB gene encoding DNA topoisomerase (ATP-hydrolyzing) subunit B, translating into MSNNYQAEDITVLEGLEAVRKRPGMYIGTTSERGLHHLVWEIVDNSVDEALAGYCTHIEVSILPDNVIEVVDNGRGIPVDIHPKYGKSALEIVLTVLHAGGKFENDNYKVSGGLHGVGVSVVNALSLWTEVEVRKNGKVWYQKYNRGIPEEAVKEIGITEEHGTTVRFKADHEIFETLVYDYNTLKNRLKELAYLNKGLVITLTDSRKEPFKKEIFEFEGGIADFLREITEDTEKLIKEPIYMTGEVDNIGVEIAFLYTVNQSEIIYSFVNNINTHEGGTHVQGFRTALTRIINDVGKAQGLLKDKDGKLQGTDIREGVTAIVSVKVPQPQFEGQTKTKLGNSEVTGIVSTVVGGQLKMILEDNPNDTKVIIEKILNSKKAREAAQRARELVLRKSALEVGSLPGKLADCSSKNPEECEIYIVEGDSAGGSAKQGRDRYHQAILPLRGKILNVEKAGLHKALENNEVRAMITAFGTGIGDNFNIEKLRYGKIILMTDADVDGAHIRTLLLTFIYRYMIELIYNGNVFIAQPPLYKISYGKQIKYAYSDRELKEITEAFEGEDKKYTLQRYKGLGEMNPEQLWETTMDPQNRTLLKVTIDDARAADMLFDKLMGDKVDPRREFIEENAEYVKNLDI
- the yaaA gene encoding S4 domain-containing protein YaaA codes for the protein MEEIKISTEFIKLDQFLKWVGICDTGVDAKFFIIDGNVKVNGEIEIRRGKKLYPGDKVEAAGKTFIVK
- a CDS encoding M20 metallopeptidase family protein, which codes for MENFFYETRSKLHKNPELALEEYETARYIRNFLDNLEIEYEEIGTSTLALFKGKEDLWLGFRADIDALPLQEENEVEYKSKVNGKMHACGHDGHTTNLLYFAKWLKEQMDSGVELKKSIMLIFQAGEEGKGGARFIAQSDIFKNKKFEGIFAMHVNPTLEEGKIAIAHGALSFQNINLDIEIVGKGCHGAQPHQGIDSILVGAKLVEAYQSIVSRNIDPLKTVIVTIGSFKAGEVRNVIPEKVNILGTIRLIDTSLIEFIRERVTSINEGLERAFGVKINMNFMPFYPPVINSEDLYKIVESSIPEDQIVRDIRLTGSEDFSFYLQNGNKGFMFLLGVRNEEKGFINPLHSPKFDFDPNTLRYGFEVFKNILEKMNVI
- a CDS encoding DUF721 domain-containing protein encodes the protein MTQKLNNISEMIDTAVGKSRRLKEGILKAEWEKIVGKICEKCQPDYIKDKILYIRAESTFFIHHLTLEKAKYIKTINNYFDEEVVKDIVIRTGKLDENREEYLDKEEKEEEKLEEQHIKKEEVLENLNSSDTLKRNLGIMEKIEYLRKIAMEREEYLLSHGYRKCKVCGMLYEGEEEFCKVCIDNGKAKEYLKKIGKNIHSKEFEESEE
- a CDS encoding YoaK family protein, with translation MKFFKWKRKKKSRINENELECEKLWVFLTLMMTSGFYGAFTYTIRGGVFSNAQTANFVLFAVNLGSGKFSQAFYYLIPISAYFIGTIISEAISGPIKRLHNIRWDTILIFIEIITVTFLGFLPEDAPYQISQILISFICSMQYNTFQTTRKVPVATTFCTNHIRQAGKSFVNFIKNVDNQEAKNRLKIHLEMIGIFTLGGFISTILCHIFLGKAILFTLIPLIIMLVRLIKSDIKNR
- the remB gene encoding extracellular matrix regulator RemB, translating into MYIFLENKVLIPSKKIILIIDYIHITNEENKGFYEKQLAEKRLVDLAEKNKKTVIVTDDSIYITSYGTQTLMSRGNEFFNIIGGRK
- a CDS encoding GntR family transcriptional regulator, which produces MKIYDNIIGKTNADFVYKVLKRNILELKLLPGSEIKEQELSLIFNMSRTPIREALLLLKHEGLIKTLPQSGTFVTKIDKSKFEAGQILRVCVEVKMIQLACEYFPQEYLDKLKENIEKQRLILSTTKNAEEYHKLDIDFHKLIFKGIGFQELFKITSRELFDYLRVRNLNSPVKIKDDYTLKGHEQIYEIIKYKKPELAQEILEKHFCRLKNRLPILIEEYPNYFI
- the recF gene encoding DNA replication/repair protein RecF (All proteins in this family for which functions are known are DNA-binding proteins that assist the filamentation of RecA onto DNA for the initiation of recombination or recombinational repair.), yielding MEILEINYINFRNLIDGSVKFFPKLNLFFGKNGQGKTSLLEAVYFNATGKSFRTSKANEMMKYGVKRTGVYIVYRDNIGEKTLTVKFNDNKKEYYYNNKKVPYDEFYGKLNVVTYIPEDIVLITGSPSIRRTFFDGEIAQTNSEYFQDLKNYNKLLKIRNKYLKEERTKDTEYLVYEDEFIKYGAKVIEKRLEYVQKISIILNLNYRKLFDNKKELSLSYECHLGNIKKLSLKEIEKLLREKIKKNFSQEKRYGFSLCGPQKDDFLFILNGHEAKSTASQGEKKSIIFSLKLSEIDMVIREKKENPVLIIDDISSYFDSNRKESILNYLEKRNIQVLVSSTGDLGIDSNDFYVEGGEIVYDTKAE
- a CDS encoding iron-containing alcohol dehydrogenase encodes the protein MFNFTYNIPTKVYFGDNQLSNLGKEIKKFGKKVLLCYGGGSIKKIGLYGEVIDELKKENLEIFELNGIEPNPRVTSVNTGANICKKEKIDVLLAVGGGSVIDCTKAIAAATFYEGDAWDIVTKKVPVINCLPLVTILTLSATGSEMDAGGVISNLETNDKIGVASPLMQPKVSFLNPKNTFTVSPYQTACGAADILSHIMETYFNTTGSMYMLDCFMEGMMKTVVKYAPTAMKEPENEEARANLMWTSSWAINGFARACQKCNWSCHPMEHQLSAYYDITHGLGLAILTPRWMRYILDETNSERFKNFAVSVFGIDSSLDNMTASLKGIEALEKFFFEDLKLTKTLTELNIDRTHFDIMAEKACGNGVLKGFKELKKEDIKNIYEMCL